From the Leptolyngbya sp. O-77 genome, one window contains:
- the arsB gene encoding ACR3 family arsenite efflux transporter, producing the protein MSFDKSPSPPQHVQAGGHLSFFERYLTLWVFLCILAGIALGRLFPNVAIALDRMSVYQVSIPIAICLFFMMYPIMVKIDFSQAKRAARTPRPVLLTLVVNWFIKPFTMVAFAQFFLGYLFRSLITGTEVIRGNEISLANSYIAGTILLGIAPCTAMVLMWGYLSFGNQGLTLVMVAVNSLAMLFLYAPLGRWLLAANNLAVPWETIVLSVLIYVGLPLLAGAMSRSWILQHKGKAWFEQVFLRYLSPVAVVALLTTLVLLFAFKGDLIVQNPLHILLIAVPLFVQTNFIFLISYVAAQKLGLSYEDAAPAAMIGASNHFEVAIATAVTLFGLNSGAALATVVGVLIEVPVMLMLVEVCKRTAFWFPREPEKATLLDPRCIKNLP; encoded by the coding sequence ATGTCTTTCGATAAATCTCCATCCCCTCCTCAGCACGTGCAGGCAGGAGGACATCTCAGCTTCTTTGAGCGATACCTGACGCTGTGGGTGTTTCTGTGCATTTTGGCAGGCATTGCGTTGGGTCGATTGTTTCCCAATGTGGCGATCGCCCTAGATCGCATGAGTGTTTATCAGGTTTCCATTCCCATTGCCATTTGCCTGTTCTTCATGATGTATCCCATCATGGTGAAGATTGATTTTTCGCAGGCTAAGAGAGCCGCTCGAACGCCCCGCCCAGTGCTGCTGACGCTGGTGGTGAACTGGTTCATCAAGCCGTTCACAATGGTCGCCTTTGCCCAATTCTTTTTAGGATATCTATTCCGTTCGCTGATTACTGGAACAGAAGTCATCCGGGGAAACGAAATCTCGCTGGCAAACTCCTACATCGCCGGGACAATTTTGCTGGGCATTGCGCCCTGTACGGCGATGGTGCTGATGTGGGGCTACCTGTCCTTTGGCAATCAGGGCTTGACACTGGTAATGGTGGCGGTCAATTCCCTTGCGATGCTATTTCTATATGCGCCGCTGGGACGCTGGCTGCTGGCGGCGAACAATCTCGCAGTGCCCTGGGAAACCATTGTGCTATCGGTGCTGATTTATGTGGGGCTGCCGCTGTTGGCGGGGGCGATGTCGCGCAGCTGGATTTTGCAGCACAAGGGCAAAGCCTGGTTTGAGCAGGTGTTTTTGCGCTATCTCAGCCCGGTGGCGGTGGTGGCGCTGCTGACGACGCTGGTGCTGCTGTTTGCTTTCAAAGGCGACCTGATTGTACAAAATCCGCTGCACATCTTGCTAATTGCAGTGCCGCTGTTTGTGCAGACGAACTTTATTTTTCTAATTTCTTACGTGGCGGCGCAAAAGCTGGGACTTTCCTACGAAGACGCAGCTCCCGCAGCCATGATTGGCGCGAGTAATCACTTTGAAGTGGCGATCGCCACGGCTGTCACGCTCTTTGGCCTCAACTCTGGTGCAGCGCTGGCGACCGTGGTGGGTGTGCTGATTGAGGTGCCCGTGATGCTGATGCTGGTGGAAGTTTGCAAGCGCACGGCTTTCTGGTTTCCGCGTGAGCCGGAAAAGGCAACGCTGCTCGACCCTCGATGTATTAAAAACCTGCCATGA
- the arsJ gene encoding organoarsenical effux MFS transporter ArsJ produces the protein MTVTQAANVKNYALVTLAYWGFTLTDGALRMLVLLYFNEIGYTPLEIAFLFLFYEIFGIVTNFLGGWIGSQLGLRVTLYAGIALQVVALLMLSWLNRDWAQWLAVLYVMVSQALSGIAKDLTKMSSKSAIRLVVPQEAQSSLFKWVAVLTGSKNALKGVGFFLGAALLALFGFERSLWIMAAGLALILLTGFFLPSGMGKIKSKVKFTQLFSKSREINILSLARFFLFGSRDVWFVVGLPVFLRSVLGWSFFQAGGFLACWVIGYGIIQFLAPTLLRRFNGGQPPRAATIQFWTLILTAVPAAIALGLISSLPHDAVIVIGLAIFGLIFAFNSAVHSYLVLAFTDDDKVALNVGFYYMANSAGRLAGTVLSGLVYQLFGLVGCLWVSSLFVLAAWLIELKLPDPKPLPSVAWKGGDGD, from the coding sequence ATGACTGTCACCCAAGCTGCTAACGTCAAAAACTACGCCCTTGTCACCTTGGCCTATTGGGGCTTTACGCTTACAGACGGGGCGCTGCGGATGCTGGTGCTGCTGTATTTCAACGAAATTGGCTATACGCCGCTGGAAATCGCGTTTCTGTTTCTGTTTTACGAGATCTTTGGCATTGTTACGAACTTTTTGGGCGGGTGGATCGGGTCGCAACTGGGTCTAAGGGTGACGCTGTATGCGGGGATTGCGCTTCAGGTGGTGGCGCTGCTAATGCTGTCGTGGCTGAATCGCGACTGGGCGCAGTGGTTGGCGGTGCTATATGTGATGGTGTCGCAGGCGTTGTCAGGTATCGCCAAAGACCTGACCAAGATGAGTTCCAAGAGCGCGATTCGGCTAGTCGTGCCGCAGGAGGCGCAGTCGTCGCTGTTTAAGTGGGTGGCAGTGCTGACGGGTTCCAAAAACGCGCTGAAGGGTGTGGGTTTCTTTTTGGGGGCGGCGCTGCTGGCGCTGTTTGGGTTTGAGCGATCGCTCTGGATCATGGCGGCGGGTCTGGCGCTGATTTTGCTAACAGGCTTTTTCCTGCCCAGCGGCATGGGCAAGATCAAGTCTAAGGTGAAGTTTACGCAGCTTTTTTCTAAGAGCCGGGAGATTAATATCCTGTCGCTGGCGCGGTTCTTCCTGTTTGGCTCGCGTGATGTATGGTTTGTCGTGGGGCTTCCGGTTTTCCTGCGGAGTGTGTTGGGCTGGTCGTTCTTTCAGGCGGGCGGTTTCCTGGCCTGCTGGGTGATTGGCTATGGGATCATTCAATTCCTCGCGCCGACTCTGTTGCGTCGCTTTAATGGCGGACAGCCGCCCCGCGCTGCGACGATTCAGTTTTGGACGCTGATTCTGACAGCCGTTCCAGCGGCGATCGCCCTCGGACTCATCAGCAGTCTTCCCCATGATGCAGTGATCGTGATTGGTTTGGCGATCTTTGGCCTCATCTTTGCGTTCAACTCAGCGGTGCATTCCTATCTTGTACTGGCGTTCACCGATGATGACAAAGTAGCGCTCAACGTGGGGTTTTATTACATGGCAAACTCGGCGGGTCGCCTGGCGGGAACGGTGCTGTCGGGGCTGGTCTATCAGCTTTTTGGGCTAGTGGGCTGCCTCTGGGTGTCGAGCCTGTTTGTGCTGGCGGCCTGGCTGATCGAGCTAAAGCTGCCCGATCCCAAGCCGCTTCCGTCCGTCGCTTGGAAAGGGGGAGATGGAGACTAG
- a CDS encoding ArsJ-associated glyceraldehyde-3-phosphate dehydrogenase, with amino-acid sequence MAITHTSPIRVGINGFGRIGRLVLRAGWAVPELEFVHINEIKGGAECAAHLLTFDSVHGRWGHEVAAEGDRLRIDDHTLSFSEYSSPGEVPWEETGVELVLEASGKFRTVETLEPYFKRGVQKVIVAAPVKTGALNVVMGVNDHRYNPAEHHLLTAASCTTNCLAPVVKVIHEGIGIKHGLITTIHDHTNTQTIVDAPHKDLRRARATGMSLIPTTTGSATAIALIYPELQGKLNGLAVRVPLLNASLTDCVFEVARPTTVEEVNQLLKTAAETTPLKGILGYEERPLVSIDYKDDPRSSIIDALSTMVIDDTQVKILAWYDNEWGYANRMVELARKVAVLRT; translated from the coding sequence ATGGCCATTACACACACCTCCCCCATTCGAGTTGGGATCAACGGCTTTGGACGAATCGGACGGCTAGTGCTGCGGGCGGGCTGGGCTGTTCCTGAGCTGGAATTTGTCCACATTAACGAGATCAAAGGCGGGGCGGAATGCGCGGCGCACCTGCTGACCTTTGACTCGGTGCATGGGCGCTGGGGACATGAGGTGGCGGCAGAGGGCGATCGCCTCCGCATTGATGACCACACCCTCAGCTTTAGCGAATACAGCAGCCCTGGCGAGGTGCCCTGGGAAGAGACCGGCGTAGAGCTGGTGCTAGAAGCGTCGGGCAAGTTCCGCACAGTGGAAACGCTGGAGCCATATTTCAAGCGTGGTGTGCAGAAGGTGATTGTGGCGGCTCCGGTGAAAACGGGGGCGCTGAATGTGGTAATGGGCGTGAATGACCACCGCTACAATCCGGCTGAGCATCACCTGCTAACGGCGGCTTCTTGCACCACGAACTGTCTTGCGCCCGTAGTGAAGGTGATTCACGAAGGCATCGGCATTAAGCATGGTTTGATCACCACGATTCACGACCACACCAACACGCAGACGATCGTAGACGCGCCCCACAAAGACCTGCGCCGCGCCCGCGCTACGGGGATGTCGCTGATTCCCACGACGACGGGTTCTGCAACGGCGATCGCCCTCATCTATCCCGAACTCCAGGGCAAACTCAACGGTCTCGCTGTCCGTGTCCCCCTGCTCAACGCCTCCCTTACCGACTGCGTATTTGAAGTCGCTCGCCCTACGACCGTTGAAGAGGTGAACCAGCTTCTCAAAACTGCTGCCGAAACCACCCCACTAAAAGGCATCCTCGGCTACGAAGAGCGCCCCCTCGTCTCTATCGACTACAAAGACGATCCCCGCTCCAGCATCATCGACGCGCTCTCCACGATGGTCATCGACGACACGCAGGTCAAAATTCTGGCGTGGTACGACAACGAGTGGGGCTACGCGAACCGGATGGTAGAACTGGCAAGGAAGGTAGCGGTTCTGCGGACATGA
- a CDS encoding substrate-binding domain-containing protein translates to MDALTVAELKKIWEPSAEGRITRWNQVRPSFPDRPLELYGAGSDSGTFDYFTEAIVGRSGASRKDYNASENDYDLVRGVRNNPNALGYFGLAYFEESRTLLRAVPIDNGAGPVEPSAEAVREGIYQPLARPLFIYVNADSAEKNPKLKEFVEYYLNNGRFLARVVGYIPLPDEVYNIALTHFQTGKVGTVFAGSAPTNLKLEDLLQKEAAF, encoded by the coding sequence GTGGATGCGCTGACAGTGGCAGAGCTGAAAAAGATTTGGGAACCTAGCGCCGAAGGCCGGATCACGCGCTGGAATCAGGTGCGCCCTAGCTTCCCCGATCGCCCCTTAGAACTCTATGGCGCGGGCAGCGACTCGGGCACCTTTGACTATTTCACCGAGGCGATCGTCGGTCGCTCTGGTGCGAGCCGCAAAGACTACAACGCCAGCGAAAATGACTACGACTTGGTGCGTGGCGTTCGCAACAACCCCAATGCGCTGGGCTATTTTGGTCTTGCCTACTTTGAAGAAAGTCGCACCCTGCTGCGAGCCGTGCCAATCGACAATGGCGCGGGCCCAGTCGAACCCTCCGCAGAGGCAGTTCGAGAAGGAATTTATCAACCCCTGGCACGCCCGCTCTTTATCTACGTCAACGCTGATTCTGCTGAGAAGAATCCCAAGCTCAAAGAGTTTGTGGAGTACTACCTTAACAACGGCCGATTTTTGGCAAGGGTTGTCGGTTATATCCCCCTACCCGACGAGGTCTACAACATTGCCCTGACCCACTTCCAAACGGGCAAGGTGGGAACCGTATTTGCTGGATCAGCCCCCACCAACCTGAAACTGGAAGACCTGCTGCAAAAAGAAGCCGCCTTCTAA
- a CDS encoding substrate-binding domain-containing protein, translating into MNKVSAKNWTRYSWIRYSGVAIAAGIMAVACSVPTPPIVTESPGVPAATNAQGVAIAPAEETITIDGSSTVYPITDEVVKEYAFEREDEPEIKVEFSGTSGGFRKFCAGETDISNASRPITQSEMGGMQVCGCFGITNCLLPFDALTVAVHRDNTWGGCADSGRAEKDLGT; encoded by the coding sequence ATGAATAAGGTTTCAGCTAAAAATTGGACTCGGTATTCGTGGATTCGATATTCAGGAGTGGCGATCGCCGCTGGAATCATGGCGGTGGCGTGCAGCGTGCCGACACCGCCCATTGTTACAGAATCGCCGGGCGTGCCTGCGGCTACCAATGCTCAGGGCGTGGCGATCGCCCCTGCCGAAGAGACAATCACCATCGATGGCTCCAGTACGGTCTATCCCATTACCGATGAAGTCGTTAAGGAATATGCCTTTGAGCGCGAAGATGAACCAGAGATCAAGGTTGAGTTTTCAGGAACCTCCGGCGGATTTCGCAAATTCTGTGCGGGCGAAACAGACATTAGCAATGCCTCTCGCCCCATCACCCAGAGCGAGATGGGCGGCATGCAAGTCTGCGGGTGTTTCGGTATTACGAACTGCCTGTTGCCTTTTGATGCCCTCACCGTCGCAGTTCATCGAGACAATACCTGGGGTGGATGCGCTGACAGTGGCAGAGCTGAAAAAGATTTGGGAACCTAG
- a CDS encoding ArsR/SmtB family transcription factor — protein MTEAIALTPAQTLAGFHALSEPLRLQVIDALRTQEMCVCDLCDVLEVSQSKLSFHLKALRDAELVIARQEGRWTYYSLNLPQFELLEQFLAELRRCNPARPGRPCA, from the coding sequence ATGACTGAAGCGATCGCCCTCACTCCTGCCCAAACCCTTGCCGGATTTCACGCCCTGTCTGAGCCGCTGCGGCTGCAAGTGATCGACGCGCTGCGGACTCAGGAAATGTGCGTGTGCGATCTGTGCGATGTGCTGGAGGTGTCGCAGTCTAAGCTGTCGTTTCATCTGAAGGCGCTGCGCGACGCCGAACTCGTGATAGCTCGGCAAGAAGGACGCTGGACCTATTACAGTCTGAATTTGCCGCAGTTTGAATTGCTGGAGCAGTTTTTGGCTGAGTTGAGACGCTGTAACCCAGCACGACCGGGGCGGCCCTGCGCTTAA
- a CDS encoding DEAD/DEAH box helicase, with product MSFSELGLADEIVRAVAARGYTTPTPIQAKAIPAVLAGHDLLASAQTGTGKTAGFTLPILHLLAAAGLSASPGKPMPRVPVRSLVLTPTRELAAQVEESIREYGQFLPLRSTVVYGGVGMQPQVQRLRGRIDILVATPGRLLDHVQQGTVDLSRVEILVLDEADRMLDMGFLPDIRRILAQLPKQRQNLLFSATFSSDIKKLAAGLLHNPVTIEVAPPNATADLVEQKVYPVDRDKKRQLLTHLIQENNWFQVLVFTRTKHGADHLVKHLTTHRIAAMAIHGNKSQAARTRALAQFKDGSLQVLVATDIASRGIDISELPHVINFDLPHVPEDYVHRIGRTGRAGTEGEAASLVCVDELKLLADIEKLIRRSLPQEIVPGFEPDLNAKPEPIPKRAQPSGGRGAGDRVAGRAAGRRAHILTKRRVALLRKLPRRAGAIALNPVATQTAPIPAAVDLALALRVPVALPVAPLAKVGITNNSAGQRVHRFCGLQNVGAARWKSPWNPQRRSPLPG from the coding sequence ATGTCCTTTTCTGAACTCGGACTGGCCGATGAGATTGTCCGCGCCGTAGCTGCACGCGGCTACACCACCCCTACCCCAATCCAGGCGAAAGCCATCCCCGCAGTGCTGGCCGGGCATGACCTACTCGCCAGCGCCCAAACCGGAACCGGAAAAACCGCCGGTTTTACACTACCCATTCTGCACCTGCTGGCGGCCGCAGGACTCAGCGCCTCCCCCGGCAAGCCCATGCCGCGCGTTCCCGTGCGATCGCTCGTCCTCACGCCCACCCGCGAACTAGCCGCCCAAGTCGAAGAAAGTATCCGCGAATATGGTCAGTTTTTGCCCCTGCGCTCCACCGTCGTCTATGGCGGTGTGGGAATGCAGCCCCAGGTGCAGCGGCTGCGCGGCCGGATAGACATCCTGGTGGCCACGCCAGGGCGGCTGCTGGATCATGTGCAGCAGGGCACGGTGGATTTGTCGCGGGTGGAAATCCTGGTGCTGGATGAAGCCGATCGAATGCTGGATATGGGCTTTTTGCCCGACATTCGCCGCATCCTGGCGCAACTGCCCAAGCAGCGCCAAAACCTGCTGTTTTCTGCCACATTTTCGAGCGACATCAAGAAGCTGGCGGCCGGTCTGCTGCACAACCCTGTCACCATCGAAGTCGCTCCGCCCAACGCCACCGCCGATCTGGTGGAGCAAAAGGTTTACCCGGTCGATCGAGACAAAAAGCGCCAACTGCTGACCCACCTGATCCAGGAAAACAACTGGTTTCAGGTGCTGGTGTTTACGCGCACCAAGCATGGCGCAGATCATTTAGTGAAACACCTGACCACGCACCGCATTGCCGCTATGGCAATCCACGGCAACAAGAGCCAGGCCGCCCGCACCCGCGCCCTGGCCCAGTTCAAAGACGGCAGCCTGCAAGTGCTGGTGGCGACGGACATCGCCTCTCGCGGCATCGACATCAGCGAACTGCCGCACGTCATTAACTTTGACCTGCCCCATGTTCCCGAAGACTATGTGCATCGCATCGGGCGCACCGGGCGGGCCGGCACCGAGGGCGAGGCGGCCTCGCTAGTCTGCGTAGACGAGCTAAAGCTGCTGGCAGATATCGAAAAACTGATCCGGCGATCGCTCCCTCAGGAAATCGTCCCTGGCTTTGAACCCGACCTGAACGCCAAGCCAGAACCCATCCCCAAACGGGCGCAACCGTCAGGCGGGCGGGGCGCGGGCGATCGGGTGGCGGGTCGGGCGGCGGGTCGTCGCGCTCACATTCTGACAAAGCGCCGGGTCGCGCTGCTGCGAAAACTGCCTCGCCGGGCCGGGGCGATCGCCCTAAACCCAGTAGCAACACAGACAGCACCGATCCCAGCCGCCGTCGATCTCGCCCTGGCTCTCCGGGTTCCCGTCGCTCTGCCCGTCGCCCCGCTAGCTAAGGTCGGGATTACAAATAATTCAGCGGGTCAACGGGTTCACCGTTTTTGCGGACTTCAAAATGTAGGTGCGGCCCGGTGGAAAAGCCCGTGGAACCCACAGCGGCGATCGCCTCTCCCCGGCTGA
- a CDS encoding murein hydrolase activator EnvC family protein has product MGQSRVWNRLNRLWQRRAGRSSAGIALVLAVLLLGSVGMRVLAQSAVLQSGTVQSGAIALPTVLAQASPSVDTLRQQRQQVEQKRSTLNQQRNQLENLENSAQQKLDSLEDRINTTTAQIQQNEKKLKDANTRLVQLQEELAQAEERYQQQQFATVARLRFLQRQKDSSGWAVLLQSQNLNEFLERRYQLRRVYQADNQFLVDLKRQSDELVARHRAVERQKNEIALITQELQSQRAEYQQQAATQEELITRLKQDQQALEEAEEQLARDSASLANLIRQRLAAASRSRIVIRGNGIMSIPADGRLTSGFGYRVHPILGYRRFHAGIDFGAPTGTPIRAANSGVVIYSGWYGGYGRSVIVDHGNGITTLYAHASRVYVSEGQAVSRGEAIAAVGSTGFSTGPHLHFEVRKNGEPVDPLNYL; this is encoded by the coding sequence GTGGGTCAATCGAGGGTCTGGAATCGTCTTAATCGCCTTTGGCAGCGTCGCGCTGGTCGCTCTTCTGCGGGGATAGCGCTGGTGCTGGCGGTGCTGCTGCTGGGAAGTGTGGGAATGCGAGTTTTGGCACAATCTGCGGTGCTTCAATCGGGGACGGTTCAATCGGGGGCGATCGCCCTGCCCACAGTCCTTGCTCAGGCCTCGCCCTCAGTGGATACTCTCCGGCAACAGCGGCAGCAGGTCGAGCAAAAGCGATCGACCCTAAATCAGCAGCGCAACCAGCTCGAAAATCTGGAAAACTCTGCCCAGCAGAAGCTCGACTCGCTGGAAGACCGCATCAACACGACGACTGCCCAGATTCAACAAAACGAAAAGAAGCTAAAAGATGCCAACACGCGCCTGGTTCAGCTTCAGGAAGAATTGGCCCAAGCAGAGGAACGTTATCAGCAGCAGCAGTTTGCCACTGTGGCGCGGCTGCGCTTCTTGCAGCGACAAAAGGACAGCAGCGGCTGGGCCGTGCTGCTGCAAAGCCAAAACCTGAACGAATTTCTAGAACGGCGCTATCAACTCCGGCGGGTTTATCAGGCAGACAACCAGTTTTTGGTGGATCTCAAGCGACAGTCGGACGAGCTAGTGGCCCGGCATCGCGCTGTCGAGCGCCAGAAAAATGAGATTGCCCTAATTACCCAGGAACTCCAGTCTCAGAGGGCGGAATATCAGCAGCAGGCGGCTACCCAGGAAGAACTGATTACCCGGCTCAAGCAGGATCAGCAGGCGCTAGAAGAAGCCGAAGAGCAGTTGGCTCGCGATTCTGCCAGTCTGGCAAACCTGATTCGCCAGCGCCTCGCCGCCGCGTCGCGCAGCCGGATTGTGATTCGCGGCAACGGTATTATGAGCATTCCTGCTGATGGGCGGCTAACCAGTGGCTTTGGCTATCGCGTCCATCCGATTCTGGGCTATCGCCGCTTCCACGCGGGCATCGACTTTGGCGCACCGACGGGCACTCCGATTCGCGCTGCCAATAGCGGCGTGGTGATTTACTCTGGCTGGTATGGCGGCTACGGGCGATCAGTGATTGTCGATCATGGCAACGGTATCACCACGCTCTATGCCCACGCCAGCCGTGTATATGTGTCTGAAGGGCAGGCGGTCAGCCGGGGAGAGGCGATCGCCGCTGTGGGTTCCACGGGCTTTTCCACCGGGCCGCACCTACATTTTGAAGTCCGCAAAAACGGTGAACCCGTTGACCCGCTGAATTATTTGTAA
- a CDS encoding LysE/ArgO family amino acid transporter, translated as MNLSLFARGLLIGFSIAAPVGPIGVLCIRRTLTQGQLAGLLSGLGAATADAIYGAIAAYGLTLISAILIGQAGWFRLVGGLFLIYLGVQTFLAQPATAAASSDGKIRAAGLWGAYLSTILLTLTNPATIMSFAAVFAGLGLASSSGDLLAATVTVLGVFLGSALWWLLLSGGVSLFRASFSKTNSLQWVNRGSGIVLIAFGSVALVALLRG; from the coding sequence ATGAACCTCTCCCTGTTTGCCCGTGGTCTACTAATAGGGTTTTCGATTGCTGCTCCGGTTGGCCCAATTGGTGTGCTGTGCATTCGGCGGACATTGACTCAGGGGCAACTGGCGGGGTTATTATCGGGTTTGGGCGCGGCCACAGCAGACGCTATATATGGGGCGATCGCCGCGTACGGATTGACCCTGATCTCTGCTATCCTGATTGGTCAAGCTGGGTGGTTTCGTCTCGTCGGCGGGCTGTTTCTGATTTACCTTGGGGTGCAGACCTTCCTCGCCCAGCCAGCCACAGCGGCCGCTTCGAGCGACGGCAAAATTCGGGCCGCTGGGCTATGGGGTGCCTATCTTTCGACAATTTTGTTAACGCTGACAAATCCAGCAACTATCATGTCCTTTGCGGCGGTGTTTGCTGGGCTGGGGCTGGCGAGTTCTAGCGGTGACCTGTTGGCGGCTACGGTAACGGTGCTGGGTGTGTTTTTGGGGTCGGCGCTGTGGTGGCTGCTGCTGAGCGGCGGTGTCAGTCTGTTTCGAGCATCCTTTTCTAAAACCAACAGCTTACAGTGGGTCAATCGAGGGTCTGGAATCGTCTTAATCGCCTTTGGCAGCGTCGCGCTGGTCGCTCTTCTGCGGGGATAG
- a CDS encoding Lrp/AsnC family transcriptional regulator, with product MTLDDLDSKVIRHLMQNGRMTWAELATVLQLSAPAAGDRVRRLEERGVILGYTARVDPEAAGCHLTAFIAVTLERPEHRAPFLEKVLQLAEVQECHHIAGEDDYWLKVRCQHTKDLERLVSDELKSLPGLLRTRTTIVLSTVKETSVLPIRAE from the coding sequence ATGACCCTGGATGACCTCGATTCCAAAGTGATTCGACACCTGATGCAGAACGGCCGCATGACCTGGGCCGAACTGGCGACGGTGCTGCAACTGTCGGCCCCGGCAGCGGGCGATCGTGTCCGGCGGCTAGAGGAACGCGGCGTGATTTTGGGCTACACCGCGCGGGTTGATCCGGAAGCGGCAGGCTGTCACCTCACTGCCTTCATTGCCGTTACGCTGGAGCGTCCCGAACACCGCGCCCCCTTCCTGGAGAAAGTCCTTCAACTCGCCGAAGTGCAGGAATGCCACCACATCGCCGGAGAGGATGACTACTGGCTGAAAGTCCGCTGCCAGCACACCAAAGATCTGGAACGCCTGGTCAGCGACGAACTCAAGAGCCTTCCTGGTCTCCTCCGTACCCGCACAACGATTGTGCTGTCCACGGTGAAAGAGACGAGCGTTTTGCCCATTCGGGCGGAATGA
- a CDS encoding M48 family metallopeptidase: MPAKTPLIGLQSAHFRHPLDLQATQALQQLPGLDLAIRGLLGPVAEQFFQLENLASGILVSDRQLPQLHELLLEACKILDLEPPQLYVRQNPTPNAYTFAMRGKQPFVVIHTSLIDLLTPEEIQAVIAHELGHLKCEHSVYLTMANIAVLAAGQLGLPLGPLVAQGLQERLLEWVRCAEFTCDRAALLVAQDARVVASVLMKLTGGSPTLASQLNLDAFLEQARTYDDLSLSDMGKMLRETQTAQRTHPVPVLRAREIDRWASSQDYEKLLHQRPIPYNEKAKSQGGWRNW, translated from the coding sequence ATGCCTGCCAAAACACCGCTCATTGGTCTGCAATCCGCCCACTTTCGCCACCCGCTCGATTTGCAAGCAACTCAGGCATTGCAGCAGCTTCCGGGGCTGGATTTAGCGATTCGTGGGCTGCTGGGGCCCGTAGCAGAGCAGTTTTTTCAGCTAGAAAACCTGGCCTCGGGGATTTTGGTGAGCGATCGCCAGTTGCCCCAGCTTCATGAACTCCTGCTAGAGGCGTGCAAGATCCTCGACCTAGAGCCACCCCAACTCTACGTGCGGCAAAACCCCACACCCAACGCCTACACCTTTGCCATGCGCGGCAAGCAGCCGTTTGTGGTGATTCACACCTCGCTGATTGACCTGCTGACCCCGGAAGAAATCCAGGCGGTGATTGCCCACGAACTGGGGCATTTGAAATGCGAACACAGCGTCTATCTGACGATGGCGAATATTGCGGTGCTGGCGGCGGGGCAACTGGGGCTGCCGCTGGGGCCGCTGGTGGCGCAGGGCTTGCAAGAGCGGCTGCTGGAATGGGTGCGCTGTGCCGAATTTACGTGCGATCGCGCTGCGTTATTGGTCGCGCAAGATGCCCGCGTAGTAGCCTCAGTGCTGATGAAGCTGACGGGCGGTTCCCCCACACTCGCCAGCCAGCTTAACCTGGACGCATTTTTGGAACAGGCCCGCACCTACGATGACCTCAGCCTCAGCGACATGGGCAAAATGCTGCGCGAAACCCAGACCGCCCAGCGCACCCATCCGGTTCCCGTGCTGCGGGCCCGAGAAATCGATCGCTGGGCCAGCAGCCAAGATTATGAAAAGCTGTTGCATCAGCGCCCAATCCCGTATAATGAAAAGGCCAAATCCCAGGGCGGGTGGCGAAACTGGTAG
- a CDS encoding Uma2 family endonuclease yields the protein MVDALSSSPRLISNAWVPATWEVFLASCDRPEVENAHCYYDAGWMRIETMPTGSAHGQDNSILAAVITLYGTLRDLAYTALIHTNFRQPGERECQPDLAYYIGTDTTRPPKNNQPVDVTVWGAPTLAIEISSSTLSDDLGQKRLLYERLGVREYWVVNVEAGTIIAFEIVSGGSRQIQVSTVLPDLSLAIVEEALRRSQTEDHGAVNRWLLHQFQALKR from the coding sequence ATGGTTGATGCGCTGTCGTCTTCGCCACGCCTGATCTCGAATGCCTGGGTGCCTGCGACCTGGGAGGTGTTTTTGGCAAGCTGCGATCGCCCAGAGGTTGAAAACGCCCATTGCTATTACGATGCAGGCTGGATGAGGATTGAAACGATGCCAACGGGATCGGCACACGGGCAAGACAATTCGATTCTGGCGGCAGTCATTACGCTATATGGCACCCTGCGTGACCTTGCCTATACTGCTTTAATCCACACCAACTTCCGGCAGCCGGGAGAGCGGGAGTGTCAGCCAGACTTGGCGTATTACATTGGTACAGATACTACCCGCCCACCCAAAAATAATCAGCCTGTGGATGTAACCGTTTGGGGTGCACCGACCCTAGCGATTGAAATTTCCTCCAGCACGCTCAGCGATGACTTGGGGCAGAAGCGGCTGCTGTATGAGCGACTGGGTGTACGGGAATATTGGGTGGTGAATGTGGAAGCAGGCACAATCATCGCGTTTGAAATTGTGAGTGGTGGAAGTCGCCAGATCCAAGTTTCAACTGTGCTGCCAGACCTATCGCTGGCAATCGTGGAGGAGGCACTACGCCGCAGCCAAACGGAAGATCACGGTGCAGTAAATCGCTGGCTGTTGCACCAGTTTCAAGCCTTGAAGCGCTGA